One Acinetobacter pullicarnis genomic region harbors:
- the leuA gene encoding 2-isopropylmalate synthase — MMLADPSKKYRRMYQRVDLADRQWPNNEINKAPIWMSTDLRDGNQAIFEPMNLEQKFKMFQMLVKIGFKHIEIGFPSASQIDFDFTRKLIEENHIPDDVYIEVLVQARDHLIERTFESLAGAKRAIVHIYNSNSPTFRQKVLNVDVAGAKALAMNAAERVKHYAAQYPETEWIFQYSPECFTATELEVAKDVCDAVTEIWEASAENKVILNLPATVEVSSPNVYADQIEWMHRNIARREGVIISVHCHNDRGCGIAASELAIMAGADRVEGCVFGNGERTGNVDVAAIALNMYSQGVAPELDFSNINEIIATVEECTGLPVHPRHPYAGDLVFTAFSGSHQDAIKKGFEFQKNQEIWDMPYLPIDPKDLGRDYDAVIRVNSQSGKGGIAYLLEANYNVVLPRRIQIEFSQIVQQVTDEQGTEITAQEIWKLFKSTYVAVKDGFYSSKNYRLSDDNGKQVIELDIAINGEVQHLRGEGNGPISAILDALQLPIDVLNYEERSVSSGASAKALALIELQVKGTGRSAFGAGVHDNIVTSSIEAIIACVNRLVEQGVLDQVRRTVDV, encoded by the coding sequence TAAAAAATACCGTCGTATGTATCAACGTGTCGACTTAGCAGACCGTCAATGGCCGAATAACGAAATCAACAAAGCGCCTATTTGGATGAGTACCGACCTTCGTGACGGTAACCAAGCGATTTTTGAGCCGATGAACCTCGAACAGAAATTTAAAATGTTCCAGATGTTGGTTAAAATTGGCTTTAAGCACATTGAAATTGGCTTTCCTTCTGCATCGCAAATTGATTTTGACTTTACCCGTAAACTCATTGAAGAAAATCATATTCCAGATGATGTCTATATCGAGGTATTGGTTCAAGCACGTGATCACCTCATTGAGCGTACCTTCGAATCTTTAGCGGGTGCTAAACGTGCCATCGTGCATATCTATAATTCAAACTCACCAACTTTCCGTCAAAAAGTTTTAAATGTTGATGTTGCTGGTGCAAAAGCCTTGGCCATGAATGCTGCTGAAAGAGTCAAGCATTATGCAGCGCAATACCCTGAAACTGAATGGATTTTCCAGTATAGCCCTGAATGTTTTACTGCAACTGAGCTTGAAGTTGCCAAAGACGTTTGTGATGCCGTCACTGAAATTTGGGAAGCATCTGCGGAAAACAAGGTTATTTTAAACTTGCCTGCCACCGTAGAAGTATCCTCTCCAAACGTCTATGCAGACCAAATTGAATGGATGCATCGTAATATTGCACGACGTGAAGGTGTGATTATTTCTGTGCATTGCCACAATGACCGTGGTTGCGGTATTGCAGCCTCTGAGCTTGCCATCATGGCTGGCGCAGATCGGGTCGAAGGTTGTGTATTTGGAAATGGTGAACGTACCGGTAACGTTGACGTTGCAGCGATTGCCTTAAATATGTATTCACAAGGTGTTGCACCAGAATTAGATTTCTCCAACATTAATGAAATCATTGCAACCGTTGAAGAATGTACTGGCTTACCCGTACATCCACGTCATCCGTATGCAGGCGATTTGGTCTTTACTGCATTCTCGGGTTCACACCAAGATGCCATTAAAAAAGGCTTTGAGTTCCAAAAAAATCAAGAAATTTGGGACATGCCTTACTTGCCAATCGATCCTAAAGACTTAGGTCGTGACTACGATGCAGTGATTCGTGTCAACAGTCAGTCTGGTAAAGGTGGGATCGCTTACTTATTAGAAGCCAATTACAATGTGGTATTACCACGTCGCATACAAATTGAGTTCTCTCAAATCGTACAGCAAGTAACGGATGAGCAAGGAACTGAAATTACGGCACAAGAAATTTGGAAATTATTCAAAAGCACGTATGTTGCTGTAAAAGATGGTTTCTACTCAAGTAAGAACTATCGTCTGTCTGATGACAATGGTAAACAAGTCATTGAACTTGATATTGCCATCAATGGTGAAGTACAACACTTACGTGGTGAAGGCAATGGCCCTATTTCTGCCATTTTAGATGCCTTACAACTACCAATTGATGTATTGAACTATGAAGAGCGCAGCGTAAGTTCAGGTGCAAGTGCCAAAGCCTTAGCACTGATTGAATTACAAGTGAAAGGTACTGGACGTTCAGCCTTTGGTGCCGGTGTACATGACAACATCGTAACGTCATCAATTGAAGCCATTATTGCTTGTGTCAACCGCTTGGTTGAGCAAGGTGTACTCGATCAAGTACGCCGTACTGTAGACGTTTAA
- the metX gene encoding homoserine O-succinyltransferase MetX: MSFPADSVGLVSPQKYQFEQPLALECGRVLPRFEIMVETYGTLNADHSNAILICHALSGHHHAAGYHHLDDKKAGWWDACIGPNKAIDTNAFFVVAINNIGGCHGSTGPTSPNPENDNLPYGPDFPLVTVRDWVKTQAMLSDRLGIDVWYSIIGGSLGGMQALQWSLDYPARLKKCVIIASAPKLSAQNIAFNEVARQSILSDPDFHNGRYLEHDSYPKRGLILARMVGHITYLSEEAMKQKFGRDLKSGKFMYGFDVEFQVESYLRYQGEQFSRNFDANTYLIMTKALDYFDPSREHELSLQKAMAQTQCQFLLVSFTTDWRFTPARSVEIVDALISNHKPVSYVDIDAEQGHDSFLFPIPLYVKSLRAFLGGEKLLQSTPKEAI, translated from the coding sequence GTGTCTTTCCCAGCTGACTCAGTGGGTTTAGTAAGCCCACAAAAGTACCAATTTGAACAGCCTTTAGCACTCGAATGTGGTCGTGTTCTGCCACGTTTTGAAATCATGGTCGAAACTTATGGCACCTTAAACGCGGACCATTCTAATGCGATTTTAATCTGCCATGCACTTTCTGGGCATCATCATGCTGCGGGTTATCATCATCTTGATGATAAAAAAGCAGGTTGGTGGGATGCCTGTATTGGTCCGAATAAAGCCATTGATACCAATGCGTTTTTTGTAGTCGCCATTAACAATATTGGCGGTTGCCATGGTTCAACTGGCCCGACTTCGCCCAATCCAGAAAATGACAATCTGCCCTACGGCCCAGACTTTCCCTTAGTGACTGTCCGTGACTGGGTCAAAACCCAAGCCATGCTTTCAGATCGTTTGGGAATTGATGTTTGGTATTCGATTATTGGTGGCTCACTCGGTGGTATGCAGGCCTTACAATGGTCACTTGATTATCCAGCACGTTTGAAAAAATGTGTCATTATCGCCAGTGCACCAAAATTGTCGGCACAGAATATCGCCTTTAATGAGGTTGCTCGTCAGTCCATCTTGTCCGATCCAGATTTCCATAATGGTCGCTATCTCGAACATGATAGCTATCCCAAACGTGGCTTAATCTTGGCACGTATGGTTGGCCACATTACCTATCTCTCCGAAGAAGCCATGAAACAGAAATTTGGCCGTGATCTCAAGTCTGGCAAATTTATGTATGGCTTTGATGTGGAGTTTCAGGTTGAAAGTTATTTGCGTTATCAAGGTGAACAGTTTAGTCGTAACTTTGATGCCAACACCTATCTGATCATGACCAAGGCCTTGGATTATTTTGATCCATCACGTGAACACGAACTTTCCTTACAGAAAGCAATGGCGCAAACACAATGCCAATTCTTACTGGTGTCCTTTACCACTGACTGGCGTTTTACCCCTGCACGTTCTGTTGAAATCGTTGATGCCCTCATTAGCAATCACAAACCCGTGAGCTATGTGGATATTGATGCAGAACAAGGTCATGATTCATTTTTATTCCCTATTCCCTTATATGTTAAATCCTTACGTGCTTTCCTTGGCGGTGAGAAACTACTTCAGTCGACCCCGAAGGAGGCAATCTAA
- the metW gene encoding methionine biosynthesis protein MetW → MRIDHQLAEKWIKPDSSVLDLGCGDGELLAHMSKKHNIRAYGLEIDQEKIAIAVSRGLNIIQQDLNLGLERFADQSFDYVVMAQALQAVDAPDVLLRDMVRVGKQAIITFPNFAYWKTRSFLALKGKMPVSEALPYMWYNTPNIHLCTFRDFEALCAENHIKITNRLAVNGNQQGSLLSKYSPNLFGEVAIYRVSAL, encoded by the coding sequence ATGCGTATTGATCATCAACTGGCAGAAAAGTGGATTAAGCCCGATTCAAGCGTTTTAGACTTGGGTTGTGGCGATGGTGAGCTACTCGCGCACATGAGCAAAAAGCATAATATCCGCGCGTATGGCTTAGAAATTGACCAGGAAAAGATTGCAATTGCAGTCAGCAGAGGGTTAAATATTATCCAACAAGATCTAAACTTAGGTTTAGAACGTTTTGCTGATCAGTCATTTGACTATGTAGTCATGGCACAAGCTTTGCAGGCTGTGGATGCACCAGATGTGCTTTTACGTGACATGGTTCGCGTTGGAAAACAAGCAATTATCACCTTTCCCAACTTTGCTTACTGGAAGACACGTTCCTTCCTTGCATTGAAGGGCAAAATGCCTGTTTCTGAAGCATTACCATATATGTGGTATAATACGCCAAATATTCACTTATGCACTTTTCGTGACTTTGAAGCACTCTGTGCTGAAAATCATATAAAGATTACTAATCGACTTGCCGTGAATGGGAACCAACAAGGCAGCTTACTCAGTAAGTACAGCCCCAATTTGTTTGGTGAAGTCGCAATTTACCGAGTGAGCGCTCTATGA
- a CDS encoding tetratricopeptide repeat protein yields the protein MKKFLLGSTFAFGLLSMQVHADYMPQKQSTSSMAAQYAHMSIQDLSKAAKAGQPAAQFYLAMHYQSGKEIKQDIKQAFAWYKAAADQGISSAQLNVGRMYADGMGVSKNDVLARQYFEKAASHGDNRASFNLAVMEEQKKNYIGAYQWYELSTRDGMLDNKVMNLSETKKTALAVNLTQDQIRTARERADKWIQAQ from the coding sequence ATGAAAAAATTTTTATTAGGCAGTACTTTTGCTTTTGGTTTGCTTAGCATGCAAGTCCATGCTGACTATATGCCACAAAAACAATCAACGTCTTCAATGGCGGCACAATATGCGCATATGTCGATTCAAGACCTTAGTAAAGCCGCAAAAGCAGGTCAGCCTGCAGCTCAATTTTATTTAGCGATGCATTACCAATCTGGTAAAGAAATTAAACAAGATATTAAACAAGCATTTGCTTGGTATAAAGCAGCAGCAGATCAGGGTATTTCTTCTGCACAATTAAATGTCGGCCGTATGTATGCAGACGGTATGGGCGTTTCAAAAAATGATGTTCTTGCGCGTCAATACTTCGAAAAAGCCGCAAGCCATGGTGATAACCGTGCCAGCTTCAATCTTGCAGTCATGGAAGAGCAAAAGAAAAACTATATTGGTGCATATCAATGGTATGAGTTATCTACCCGTGATGGCATGCTCGACAATAAAGTCATGAACTTGTCTGAAACCAAAAAAACGGCACTTGCTGTAAACCTCACTCAAGACCAAATTCGTACTGCACGTGAACGTGCAGACAAGTGGATCCAAGCACAATAA
- the rdgB gene encoding RdgB/HAM1 family non-canonical purine NTP pyrophosphatase: MSAQAWLSQDQLVLASNNAGKIAEFEQLFAQLALPIRVIAQGKLDIEDAIEDGLSFVENAIIKARHASRRSGRPAIADDSGLCVPILGGAPGIYSARYAGEHGDDAANNLKLLQDVQPLRQAGQAIDAMFVCVLALVQHADDPLPQIFQGTWSGELLDAPRGEHGFGYDPLFWLPNLGLSSAELSKTEKNKISHRGQAMQLFKQSIA; the protein is encoded by the coding sequence ATGTCAGCACAGGCTTGGTTGTCGCAAGATCAGTTGGTTCTTGCCAGTAATAACGCAGGGAAAATCGCAGAATTTGAACAACTCTTTGCACAGTTGGCTTTGCCAATTCGCGTGATTGCACAAGGTAAACTGGATATTGAAGATGCCATTGAAGATGGCTTAAGTTTTGTCGAAAATGCCATTATTAAAGCCCGTCATGCTTCACGCCGCTCAGGTCGACCTGCAATTGCAGATGACTCAGGTCTTTGTGTCCCAATTTTAGGTGGTGCACCGGGTATTTACTCGGCACGTTATGCTGGCGAACACGGCGATGATGCGGCAAACAACCTTAAATTACTACAAGACGTTCAGCCACTACGCCAAGCAGGCCAAGCCATTGATGCCATGTTTGTATGTGTATTGGCCTTGGTTCAGCATGCAGATGATCCGCTGCCACAGATTTTCCAAGGCACTTGGTCAGGTGAGCTACTCGACGCGCCACGTGGTGAGCATGGCTTTGGCTATGATCCATTATTTTGGCTACCCAATTTGGGCTTAAGCAGTGCAGAGCTAAGCAAAACTGAAAAAAACAAAATCAGTCACCGCGGTCAAGCTATGCAGCTCTTTAAACAAAGTATTGCCTAA
- the tatA gene encoding Sec-independent protein translocase subunit TatA has translation MAGLSIWHVLIFAVVVILLFGTSKLKNLGKDVGGAVKDFKKSIKDDEAPTAAINEPHTVEHQNKMTDVNSSVKH, from the coding sequence ATGGCAGGATTATCGATTTGGCACGTACTGATTTTCGCAGTGGTGGTCATTTTATTGTTTGGTACCTCTAAGCTGAAGAACTTGGGCAAAGATGTCGGTGGTGCAGTCAAAGACTTTAAAAAATCGATCAAAGACGATGAAGCACCTACTGCTGCAATCAATGAACCACATACGGTCGAACATCAAAATAAGATGACTGATGTGAATTCTTCAGTAAAGCACTGA